A window of the Capricornis sumatraensis isolate serow.1 chromosome 9, serow.2, whole genome shotgun sequence genome harbors these coding sequences:
- the LOC138086268 gene encoding olfactory receptor 2T3-like, with protein MIKKSYACEISENNDSFISQMKTITKTTYSENQTSQNQTLNTDFILVGLFGETKHALLLYTATFIFFLMALAGNALLTILVHLEPRLHTPMYFFISQLSLMDLMYISVTVPKMLLGQVTGDHTISPSGCGIQMFFYLTLAGAEFFLLSAMAYDRYAAICRPLHYPLLMNQRVCECLVSGCWFLGMVDGLLLTPITMSFPFCHSRKILSFFCEAPALMKLSCSDISLYKTAMYLCCVLMLLIPTVVISSSYALILHLIHRMSSSESRRKAFATCSSHIIVVLLFFGAAIYTYMLPSFYHTAEQDMMVSAFYTIITPVLNPLIYSLRNKDVTGALRSRMQSGLSLRKVVKKKT; from the coding sequence atgattaagaaatCATATGCATGTGAAATATCTGAAAACAatgactcatttatttctcaGATGAAAACTATAACCAAGACCACATATTCAGAGAATCAAACTTCACAGAATCAAACGTTGAATACTGATTTCATCCTTGTGGGGCTCTTTGGTGAAACCAAACACGCCCTCCTCCTCTACACTGCGACCTTCATCTTCTTCCTGATGGCCCTAGCTGGGAACGCCCTCCTCACCATCCTCGTCCACCTGGAGCCCCGCctgcacacccccatgtacttcttcatcAGCCAGCTCTCCCTCATGGACCTCATGTACATATCTGTGACTGTGCCCAAGATGCTCCTGGGCCAAGTGACAGGAGATCACACAATCTCTCCTTCAGGTTGCGGGATCCAGATGTTCTTCTATCTAACCCTCGCTGGAGCTGAGTTTTTTCTCCTGTCTGCCATGGCCTACGACCGATATGCTGCCATCTGCAGACCTCTCCATTATCCCCTGCTGATGAACCAGAGGGTCTGTGAATGCCTGGTGTCTGGATGCTGGTTCCTAGGAATGGTGGATGGTTTGTTGCTCACACCCATCACTATGAGCTTCCCCTTTTGTCATTCCAGAAAAATCCTGAGTTTCTTCTGTGAGGCTCCGGCCTTGATGAAGCTCTCCTGCTCCGACATCTCCCTCTACAAGACAGCAATGTACCTGTGCTGTGTTCTCATGCTCCTCATCCCCACTGTGGTCATCTCAAGCTCATATGCCCTCATCCTGCACCTCATCCACAGAATGAGTTCATCAGAGAGCCGCAGGAAAGCCTTTGCCACCTGCTCCTCCCACATCATTGTAGTGCTGCTCTTCTTTGGTGCTGCGATTTACACCTACATGCTTCCTAGTTTCTACCACACAGCTGAGCAGGACATGATGGTGTCAGCCTTTTATACCATCATCACCCCTGTGCTGAACCCCCTCATTTACAGCCTCCGGAATAAGGATGTCACAGGGGCTCTGAGGAGCAGGATGCAGTCAGGGCTGAGCCTAAGAAAAGTTGTAAAGAAGAAAACCTGA